One Pullulanibacillus sp. KACC 23026 DNA segment encodes these proteins:
- a CDS encoding XTP/dITP diphosphatase — MTTLLLATTNAGKKREFEHLFRDFDIDLKTLADFSDAPDVEETGETFKENAGLKAETISRRYNISTLADDSGLAVKALGGRPGVYSARYAGVERNDQANVEKVLEELKDVPKEEREATFYCVLALAIPGKATRYIEGTLSGYITKEPIGHEGFGYDPIFYVPHLGKTLAELTSDEKNKISHRAQAFQTLKELWPEIEGDLK; from the coding sequence ATGACGACCTTACTGCTTGCAACAACGAATGCAGGGAAAAAAAGAGAATTTGAACACTTGTTTCGTGACTTTGATATTGACCTTAAAACCTTAGCCGATTTCTCGGACGCTCCAGATGTGGAAGAAACCGGTGAGACATTTAAGGAAAATGCAGGGCTGAAAGCGGAGACGATCAGCCGGAGGTATAACATAAGTACGCTTGCCGATGATTCGGGTCTAGCGGTCAAAGCTTTAGGCGGCAGACCGGGTGTCTATTCTGCGCGTTACGCGGGTGTTGAACGAAATGATCAAGCCAACGTGGAAAAAGTATTAGAGGAATTAAAGGACGTCCCTAAGGAGGAGCGTGAGGCAACCTTCTATTGTGTCCTTGCTCTTGCCATTCCTGGAAAAGCCACTCGCTACATAGAAGGGACACTGTCAGGTTATATAACGAAAGAGCCAATCGGGCATGAAGGCTTTGGGTACGACCCGATTTTTTATGTGCCTCACCTTGGAAAGACCCTTGCCGAGTTAACGAGTGATGAAAAAAATAAGATAAGTCACAGAGCTCAAGCGTTTCAAACTTTAAAGGAGCTTTGGCCAGAGATAGAGGGGGATTTGAAGTGA
- a CDS encoding metallophosphoesterase has product MKALIMSDTHGDEAIIQTVYERHKDEADLFIHCGDSELTPDHPFLAPFKVVKGNVDRQSGFPNQVVAEAGGLKWLVLHGHEDGVHRSPLNLKYKAESIGAQVVCFGHTHMLAAEYNDGKVYINPGSLSSPRDRNEKTYAMCEWQGPHSPFDIHFFTDQGEELKELSQSFPL; this is encoded by the coding sequence GTGAAAGCCCTCATTATGAGCGACACTCATGGTGATGAAGCCATCATTCAAACAGTCTATGAGCGGCACAAAGATGAAGCTGACCTTTTCATTCATTGCGGAGATTCAGAGTTGACTCCTGATCACCCTTTTCTAGCTCCATTTAAAGTGGTGAAAGGAAATGTGGACCGCCAGTCGGGTTTTCCAAACCAAGTGGTGGCAGAAGCGGGTGGATTAAAGTGGCTGGTTTTGCACGGTCACGAAGATGGTGTTCATCGCTCGCCTTTAAATTTAAAATATAAAGCGGAGTCTATAGGTGCCCAAGTGGTTTGTTTTGGCCATACCCACATGCTGGCGGCAGAATACAATGACGGGAAAGTCTATATCAACCCTGGCAGTTTGAGTTCACCAAGGGATCGCAATGAAAAGACTTATGCGATGTGTGAGTGGCAGGGTCCTCATTCGCCGTTTGACATCCATTTCTTCACCGATCAGGGGGAAGAATTAAAAGAATTAAGCCAATCTTTTCCCCTCTAA
- a CDS encoding LacI family DNA-binding transcriptional regulator, producing MVTIYDIAKKAGVSSATVSKVLNGYADISFKTAERVKKICEVEGYRPSSVARGLATKKSSTIGIFFTDHLNSGFRHPFLQDVLASFKEVVGRSGYDLIFFTDDHPDNHRMGYLERSSYRHVEGLFLLGISRMDQHLQRLVECKVPCVAVDLDLIGPRSSFFASDNRGGAIKAVDYLAEMGHKEIAFISDIYSTFPGKERLIGFREGMQKNHLTIYSDRIYNSDFSEQGGYEACFQLLENPALPTAIFCGCDLIALGVMKALHEKGVRVPEDVSVIGFDDLELLRYIKPGLTTIGQNKELLGKSAGVELLKMIENPNYYPNTSCFIETELVIRETVKDVRQ from the coding sequence ATGGTTACCATTTACGACATTGCCAAAAAGGCAGGTGTCTCTTCTGCCACCGTTTCAAAGGTTCTAAATGGCTATGCTGATATAAGCTTCAAAACAGCTGAACGTGTTAAGAAAATATGCGAGGTGGAGGGCTACCGTCCGAGTTCTGTTGCTAGAGGATTAGCCACTAAGAAATCGTCGACCATTGGGATCTTCTTCACGGATCACCTTAATTCGGGATTTCGCCATCCTTTTTTACAAGATGTTTTAGCAAGTTTTAAGGAAGTGGTGGGTCGTTCCGGATATGATCTGATCTTCTTCACGGATGATCATCCTGATAACCATCGGATGGGCTATTTAGAGCGCTCCAGTTATCGTCATGTAGAGGGCCTTTTTCTACTGGGAATCTCACGAATGGATCAGCATCTTCAAAGACTTGTAGAATGCAAAGTTCCTTGTGTGGCGGTGGATTTGGATTTGATCGGTCCGCGCTCAAGCTTTTTCGCCTCGGACAATAGGGGAGGGGCTATAAAAGCGGTTGATTATCTGGCTGAGATGGGGCATAAAGAAATAGCGTTTATTTCAGATATTTACTCAACGTTTCCAGGCAAAGAACGCTTAATAGGCTTTCGTGAAGGGATGCAAAAGAATCATTTGACGATCTACTCTGACCGGATTTATAACAGTGATTTTTCTGAACAGGGGGGCTATGAAGCCTGTTTTCAATTATTGGAGAACCCCGCACTTCCCACCGCTATTTTCTGTGGCTGTGACTTAATTGCGCTAGGCGTAATGAAAGCTCTTCATGAAAAAGGAGTCCGAGTTCCTGAGGATGTGTCAGTCATTGGATTCGATGATCTGGAATTACTGCGTTACATAAAACCGGGGCTTACAACGATTGGACAAAACAAAGAGTTATTAGGAAAGTCAGCGGGGGTTGAGCTTCTAAAAATGATTGAGAATCCTAATTATTATCCGAATACATCATGTTTTATTGAAACCGAGCTCGTGATAAGGGAAACAGTGAAAGACGTGCGGCAATAA
- a CDS encoding ABC transporter substrate-binding protein yields the protein MKVKMKLKHRLTLFLVIVFAMSVCLAGCGSKTSSSTPSNGPGSDGSSSKTVAQPLTVGAPNGNWQDNFNPFSASAVYGTIGLIYQPLYVFSTISHDEYPMLATKYEWINDNKTLEVTLRTGVKWSDGQPFTADDVLFTFNDELKKYPAADTSGIMKVVKSVVKKSDNVVDFNFDQPNVPFQEYVLQAAIVPEHIWKSLGDPSKVNMTKPVGTGPYVLSNFTPQNYTMKKNTSFYDASNYAVPEINFKAYDSNESAQLALASGQLDWAGMFIPNVDKVYTAKSKDYHYWFPPASPIILYPNLKNPLLKDVNVRKAISLAIDRDKIVKQAEYGYANVSSPTGVQIPRDKDFIDPKYADLQYKQDTAGAEKILQDAGYKKGSDGIYVSPSGKKLSFTLQVVSGWSDWITTCMLISQDLKKIGIDVKVQQPQYGAYQSNLQGGKFDLALSWTNPGATPYKTFKDMLSTSGGWNIEGWNDPTTEQALDQFKGTTDPAVQKAAMSKIEDVMVNQLPVLPIFYGETWYEYTTTHYTGWPDNDHQYDTPTVFNWPQAVVVIQHLKPVSK from the coding sequence ATGAAGGTGAAGATGAAGCTTAAGCACCGCTTAACTCTGTTTTTGGTAATCGTGTTTGCAATGAGTGTCTGTCTTGCCGGGTGCGGAAGTAAAACCAGTTCTTCAACCCCATCAAACGGACCAGGTTCTGACGGGTCTTCTTCCAAAACAGTCGCTCAGCCGTTGACGGTGGGAGCCCCAAATGGCAACTGGCAAGACAACTTTAACCCCTTTTCAGCAAGTGCTGTCTATGGGACGATTGGTTTGATTTATCAGCCACTGTATGTATTTAGCACAATCAGCCATGATGAATATCCTATGCTTGCTACCAAATATGAGTGGATAAATGATAATAAAACCCTCGAAGTGACTTTAAGAACAGGTGTTAAGTGGTCCGATGGGCAGCCTTTTACAGCCGATGATGTGCTCTTCACGTTTAATGATGAGCTTAAGAAATATCCAGCTGCTGATACTTCAGGCATTATGAAGGTAGTCAAATCTGTTGTCAAGAAAAGCGATAATGTCGTGGACTTTAACTTCGATCAACCGAACGTTCCTTTTCAAGAATATGTTTTACAAGCCGCTATTGTACCTGAACACATTTGGAAAAGTTTAGGTGATCCTTCAAAGGTCAACATGACGAAACCAGTAGGAACAGGTCCATATGTCTTGTCTAACTTTACCCCGCAAAATTACACAATGAAAAAGAACACAAGCTTCTATGATGCTTCAAACTATGCCGTTCCAGAAATTAATTTTAAAGCTTATGATTCAAATGAAAGCGCTCAATTGGCCTTAGCCAGCGGTCAGCTCGATTGGGCGGGGATGTTTATTCCGAATGTTGACAAAGTGTATACAGCTAAGAGCAAAGACTATCATTATTGGTTCCCGCCAGCTTCACCGATCATTTTATATCCTAATCTTAAGAACCCGCTTCTTAAAGATGTAAATGTACGTAAAGCGATCAGCCTGGCAATTGACCGTGACAAGATTGTCAAGCAAGCTGAATATGGCTATGCAAACGTCTCTAGTCCAACAGGTGTTCAAATACCTCGTGATAAAGATTTCATTGATCCAAAATATGCCGATCTTCAATATAAACAGGATACGGCTGGGGCCGAAAAAATCCTCCAGGATGCCGGCTACAAAAAAGGCAGCGACGGCATTTACGTCTCTCCATCCGGTAAGAAACTAAGCTTTACCCTCCAAGTCGTATCAGGATGGTCGGATTGGATCACGACTTGTATGCTAATCTCTCAAGACCTCAAGAAGATTGGGATTGATGTAAAAGTCCAACAACCGCAATACGGGGCTTATCAAAGCAATCTTCAAGGCGGCAAATTTGATCTTGCCTTAAGCTGGACGAATCCAGGTGCAACACCTTACAAAACCTTTAAAGATATGTTAAGCACTTCTGGCGGTTGGAATATTGAAGGCTGGAATGATCCAACTACAGAACAAGCTTTGGATCAATTTAAAGGGACAACAGACCCCGCTGTCCAAAAGGCAGCAATGTCCAAAATTGAAGACGTCATGGTTAATCAATTACCAGTCCTCCCTATCTTCTACGGTGAAACATGGTATGAATATACCACCACTCACTATACAGGCTGGCCTGACAACGATCACCAATATGACACACCGACAGTCTTTAACTGGCCACAAGCCGTTGTCGTTATACAGCACCTAAAACCAGTAAGTAAATAA
- a CDS encoding tyrosine-type recombinase/integrase, which yields MASYQKRGKTWQYTVSRTVNGKSSPIRKGGFKTKKEAQVAAAEVESQLNKGLSPISMKKVIFAEYFETWLNLFKPKIGKNTRARYLVTLETIKQEFLGVYIQDVTKRSYQEFLNKYGKTHGLATSKKINSHIRACVREAVDEGIIRVDFTRGAQLTGSNPKKPEEKHLNYFEFKRLQKYLLKSLDHSNIMNYAMLLALTSGMRFGELAGLTRSDFNFKTNKIHINKTWGYTNKMPTGFGPTKNEQSVRLIKMDKKTMKAFKELFDKTPKNPNDLVFYSTQSKYQVISNNGMNKALKALLTELNMEEITVHGLRHTHISVLLYKKVSLPYVSERAGHKDTNTTNAIYRHVLKELRDEDEESTTEILEDAV from the coding sequence ATGGCGAGTTATCAAAAACGAGGTAAGACATGGCAGTATACCGTGAGCCGAACAGTTAATGGTAAATCATCCCCCATTCGTAAAGGAGGATTTAAAACCAAGAAAGAAGCCCAGGTGGCAGCTGCTGAGGTTGAATCTCAGTTAAATAAGGGATTATCCCCTATTAGCATGAAAAAGGTTATTTTTGCTGAGTATTTTGAGACCTGGCTCAATCTGTTTAAACCTAAGATAGGAAAAAACACTCGTGCACGTTATCTAGTGACACTAGAAACGATTAAACAAGAGTTCTTAGGGGTTTATATCCAAGATGTGACCAAACGATCCTATCAAGAGTTTTTAAACAAATACGGAAAGACTCATGGTCTAGCTACATCCAAAAAAATAAACTCACATATAAGAGCTTGCGTGAGAGAAGCTGTGGACGAAGGGATCATCAGGGTGGATTTTACAAGAGGTGCACAATTAACTGGTTCAAATCCTAAAAAACCCGAGGAAAAACACCTTAATTACTTTGAATTTAAACGTCTGCAAAAATATTTATTAAAAAGTTTAGATCATAGCAATATAATGAATTACGCTATGTTGTTGGCCTTGACATCTGGAATGCGCTTTGGTGAATTAGCTGGTCTAACCAGAAGTGATTTTAATTTCAAAACTAATAAAATCCATATCAATAAAACTTGGGGTTATACAAATAAAATGCCTACTGGATTTGGTCCGACTAAAAATGAACAATCTGTTCGATTGATTAAAATGGACAAGAAGACAATGAAGGCCTTTAAAGAACTATTCGATAAGACCCCTAAGAATCCAAATGACCTGGTTTTTTACAGTACTCAATCGAAATACCAAGTCATTAGTAATAATGGAATGAACAAAGCTTTAAAAGCGCTCCTTACCGAATTGAATATGGAGGAGATCACTGTACATGGATTACGGCATACACACATTAGTGTATTGCTTTATAAGAAGGTATCCTTGCCTTATGTATCGGAACGTGCTGGACATAAAGATACAAATACTACAAATGCGATATATAGACATGTATTAAAGGAGCTGCGTGATGAAGATGAAGAATCCACAACTGAAATACTCGAAGATGCTGTATAA
- a CDS encoding ImmA/IrrE family metallo-endopeptidase, whose product MYKALLSECLNLNIDVQEEHIQGSIKGLYSDNVIWINKKIKSTIEKACILAEELGHHFTTSGDILNQNSIMNRKQELRARSWAYEKLIPLNKIIQAQKEGIKNRYELAEYLGVTEEFLQHALDRYKDRLGIYTLVDGETLMLDPLYVS is encoded by the coding sequence ATGTATAAGGCTCTTCTTTCAGAATGCTTAAACCTAAACATAGATGTGCAAGAAGAGCACATTCAGGGATCTATCAAGGGTCTATATTCTGATAATGTAATCTGGATTAATAAAAAAATTAAAAGTACCATCGAGAAAGCTTGTATTCTTGCTGAAGAATTAGGTCACCACTTTACAACTAGTGGTGACATTTTAAACCAAAATTCAATCATGAATAGAAAGCAAGAACTTAGAGCGAGATCGTGGGCATATGAAAAACTAATTCCTTTAAATAAAATAATACAAGCTCAAAAAGAAGGCATAAAAAATCGTTATGAGCTTGCTGAATATCTCGGTGTCACAGAAGAGTTTTTACAACATGCGTTGGATAGATACAAAGATAGGCTTGGAATTTACACTTTAGTTGATGGTGAAACATTAATGTTGGATCCGCTATATGTAAGCTGA
- a CDS encoding helix-turn-helix transcriptional regulator, with translation MKDVRTEIIRNLINDNFPTMKAFADHIEMPYTTLRSMLERGIGNASVDNVLKVCKGLGITTDQLEKMADGQEDINTIAAHHDEEDWTEEELDEIERFKEYVRSKRDK, from the coding sequence TTGAAGGACGTAAGAACGGAAATTATTAGGAATTTAATAAATGACAACTTCCCAACTATGAAAGCATTTGCTGATCATATAGAAATGCCATATACAACACTGCGTTCGATGTTAGAACGAGGAATAGGTAATGCTTCTGTTGATAATGTATTGAAAGTTTGTAAAGGATTGGGGATTACAACTGATCAATTAGAAAAAATGGCTGATGGCCAAGAAGATATAAATACTATTGCAGCACATCATGATGAGGAAGACTGGACAGAAGAAGAATTAGATGAAATAGAAAGATTTAAAGAATATGTAAGGTCTAAGAGAGATAAATAA
- a CDS encoding XRE family transcriptional regulator — protein sequence MLKNLKAEMARKNVKGKDLALLLGCRVATVYDKMNGHYGFSFYEALAIKNHFFPEYDLEYLFHQEQEAEELKQLNATT from the coding sequence TTGTTAAAAAATTTGAAAGCCGAGATGGCAAGAAAAAACGTTAAGGGTAAAGATTTGGCTTTGCTTTTAGGCTGTCGTGTTGCAACTGTTTACGACAAGATGAATGGCCATTATGGTTTTTCTTTCTATGAAGCGTTGGCTATAAAAAATCATTTTTTCCCCGAATACGATCTGGAGTATTTGTTCCATCAAGAACAAGAAGCGGAGGAGCTGAAGCAACTAAATGCAACAACTTGA
- a CDS encoding DUF771 domain-containing protein — MQQLEVKLSVPIPEDMVLVTKVELIQLKRNELAGVYWNMKDLEQRINRKQEWIKENVLYPTRFRQVLDSDKGGFVFYPKSKGQTWSFQASKMSVFLEKNFSLIFGSK; from the coding sequence ATGCAACAACTTGAAGTTAAGCTATCCGTCCCAATTCCAGAAGATATGGTTCTTGTCACAAAGGTCGAGCTTATACAGTTAAAACGTAATGAATTAGCCGGTGTTTATTGGAACATGAAAGACCTGGAACAACGGATCAATCGCAAACAAGAGTGGATAAAAGAGAACGTGCTTTATCCCACAAGATTTAGACAAGTGTTAGATAGCGACAAAGGTGGATTTGTTTTTTACCCAAAATCAAAAGGTCAAACATGGTCGTTCCAGGCATCTAAAATGTCGGTGTTTCTAGAGAAGAATTTTAGTTTGATCTTTGGGTCTAAATGA
- a CDS encoding host-nuclease inhibitor Gam family protein — protein MLNPLEKIEIDVLEVFEEEVVQKFEIKDLESLNWSFRKLSALKSKEKEIKTLANVERDRIAQWEQGELSTISSSLEFFENLISEYHAKQLEEDPKAKTLSTPYGKSKSRATKESPDKADESQILKFVEDNGLTEFIKHSLKWSDLKKSLKIVEVNGVKVAVDENGQQIPGVVVKPGGISYSVEV, from the coding sequence ATGCTAAATCCGTTGGAGAAAATTGAAATCGATGTATTGGAAGTATTCGAGGAGGAAGTTGTTCAGAAGTTTGAAATCAAGGACCTTGAAAGTCTTAACTGGTCTTTCCGTAAATTGTCCGCGTTGAAATCAAAAGAGAAAGAAATCAAAACACTGGCAAATGTTGAACGTGATCGTATCGCTCAATGGGAACAAGGTGAACTGTCCACAATTTCTAGCAGTCTCGAATTCTTTGAAAATCTTATTTCTGAGTATCATGCAAAGCAACTGGAAGAGGATCCGAAGGCAAAGACACTTTCAACACCTTATGGAAAATCTAAGTCCCGGGCAACGAAGGAAAGTCCTGATAAAGCAGACGAAAGCCAAATCCTTAAGTTTGTGGAAGACAACGGCCTAACTGAGTTTATTAAGCACTCATTGAAATGGTCCGATTTGAAAAAGTCACTCAAGATCGTGGAAGTAAACGGTGTGAAAGTGGCGGTTGATGAAAATGGTCAACAAATTCCAGGTGTAGTAGTAAAGCCTGGTGGAATCTCTTATTCGGTAGAGGTTTAA
- a CDS encoding DNA cytosine methyltransferase: protein MQLDLFREIIVDNFAGGGGASTGIELATGLSVDIAINHDPAAIAMHKANHPDTEHYCESVWDVDPVKAVAGRKVGLAWFSPDCKHFSKAKGGKPVSKNVRGLAWIAVKWAIAVRPRVIMLENVEEFKTWGPLKDGYPDESQKGKTFQSFVKSLEALGYEVEFKELRACDYGAPTTRKRFFMIARCDGKPITWPKPTHGDPQSLSVQAGRLKPWRAASEIIDWDIGTPSIFTRKKPLAKNSMIRIKRGIQKYVIDSNNPYLLDDKAFFIQHYYTHQGKETRASSLYEPLATIPTANRFGLVAAFLTKYYGSDVGQSLNDPLHTITTKDRFGLVTVKGENYRITDIGMRMLQPRELFNAQGFPEHYIIDQDFTGKTYPKTEQVARCGNAVPPPFAEQLVRSNLPELCSSNLKEVN from the coding sequence ATGCAACTCGATCTATTTAGAGAAATTATTGTCGATAACTTTGCCGGGGGTGGAGGAGCATCCACAGGAATTGAGCTTGCCACTGGCTTAAGCGTAGACATCGCAATTAATCATGACCCAGCAGCAATAGCCATGCATAAGGCAAATCATCCTGACACCGAGCATTATTGTGAGTCAGTTTGGGACGTTGATCCAGTTAAAGCAGTCGCCGGAAGAAAAGTTGGACTGGCATGGTTTAGCCCAGATTGTAAGCATTTTTCCAAGGCTAAAGGTGGCAAGCCGGTTAGTAAAAATGTTCGAGGGCTTGCTTGGATCGCGGTTAAATGGGCCATAGCGGTAAGACCAAGAGTGATAATGCTTGAAAACGTTGAAGAGTTTAAAACTTGGGGACCTCTGAAAGACGGTTATCCCGACGAATCGCAAAAAGGAAAGACCTTTCAATCATTCGTGAAATCCTTGGAAGCTTTAGGGTATGAAGTCGAGTTTAAAGAACTGCGAGCATGCGATTATGGAGCGCCAACCACTAGAAAACGATTCTTTATGATCGCTAGATGCGACGGCAAACCAATAACATGGCCGAAACCAACTCATGGTGATCCGCAAAGCCTTTCAGTCCAAGCGGGGCGTTTAAAGCCTTGGAGAGCAGCTTCAGAGATTATTGATTGGGATATTGGAACACCATCAATTTTCACACGTAAAAAGCCTCTTGCTAAAAATAGCATGATACGTATTAAACGAGGCATACAGAAATATGTCATTGATTCAAATAACCCTTATTTGTTGGATGATAAAGCATTTTTTATTCAGCATTACTACACGCACCAAGGAAAAGAAACACGGGCCAGTAGCTTATACGAACCTCTGGCAACGATACCTACAGCAAATCGATTCGGATTAGTCGCTGCTTTCTTAACCAAATATTACGGGTCCGATGTAGGACAGTCGCTGAACGACCCCCTACACACGATTACCACAAAAGATCGGTTCGGATTGGTAACAGTGAAAGGTGAAAATTATCGGATAACAGACATCGGAATGAGGATGTTGCAACCAAGGGAATTGTTTAATGCTCAAGGGTTCCCAGAACATTACATCATCGACCAGGATTTCACGGGAAAGACATATCCAAAGACTGAACAAGTCGCTAGATGTGGAAATGCTGTACCACCACCATTTGCCGAGCAATTAGTTAGATCTAACTTACCAGAATTATGTTCAAGTAATTTGAAAGAGGTGAATTAA
- a CDS encoding zinc-finger-containing protein, with the protein MSSEEFYGKDYGANLYVCRPCNAYVGTHGKGKTPLGTMANYNLRQMRKRTHAAFDPIWKYKRMSRSKAYQWMSEVMNLPPDKAHIGMFDEEQCFELLKHIRAISLVHF; encoded by the coding sequence ATGTCTAGTGAAGAGTTCTATGGAAAAGATTATGGTGCCAACCTATATGTATGCCGGCCGTGTAATGCGTATGTTGGTACACATGGTAAAGGGAAGACTCCACTGGGTACTATGGCAAATTACAACCTTAGACAAATGAGAAAAAGAACGCATGCTGCATTTGATCCAATATGGAAATACAAGAGAATGAGTCGTTCTAAAGCTTATCAATGGATGAGTGAAGTTATGAATCTTCCTCCTGATAAAGCACATATAGGAATGTTTGATGAAGAACAATGCTTTGAGTTATTAAAACACATTAGAGCAATATCACTTGTTCATTTTTGA
- a CDS encoding ERF family protein, whose translation MNKSESIGALAKALSAFQAEVKQPTKDKSNPFFKSKYVPLENVVESITSIANNHGLSFIQYPLNQDNKVGVVTVLMHESGEYIESEPIFATPVKTDAQAAGSIITYLKRYSLSAMFGITSDEDDDGNSASQQKEEENIEF comes from the coding sequence ATGAATAAATCTGAATCAATAGGAGCATTAGCAAAGGCTTTATCTGCCTTTCAAGCAGAGGTTAAACAGCCGACTAAGGATAAGTCTAATCCTTTCTTTAAAAGCAAATATGTACCTCTAGAAAATGTTGTTGAGTCCATTACAAGTATAGCTAATAATCATGGATTGAGTTTCATTCAATACCCATTAAACCAAGATAACAAAGTTGGTGTTGTGACTGTATTGATGCACGAAAGTGGCGAGTATATCGAAAGCGAACCGATTTTTGCGACACCTGTTAAAACAGATGCACAAGCAGCTGGAAGTATTATAACTTATTTAAAACGTTATAGTCTTTCCGCAATGTTTGGTATTACATCTGATGAAGATGACGATGGTAATTCAGCTAGTCAACAAAAAGAAGAAGAAAATATTGAATTTTAG
- a CDS encoding DUF669 domain-containing protein, translated as MFKVDHEQAKGFEPIKPGEYEVTVVNYELKKAASGNNQVVMDYEIRSDFEQPCQGQKILFDNFTVTEKAMWRFHAASKAAGMPNGKQYKSYKEWAEAMLNQPLRLVVGEREHNGKKYPQVNGFKLSEAPLPDVPTVDDSEVPF; from the coding sequence ATGTTTAAAGTAGATCACGAACAAGCGAAAGGTTTTGAACCAATTAAACCAGGAGAGTACGAGGTAACAGTTGTAAATTACGAACTTAAGAAGGCTGCTTCTGGTAATAATCAAGTCGTCATGGATTATGAAATTCGCAGTGATTTTGAACAACCCTGCCAAGGTCAAAAAATTCTTTTTGATAACTTCACAGTGACAGAAAAAGCTATGTGGAGATTTCATGCAGCATCTAAAGCAGCTGGAATGCCAAATGGTAAACAGTACAAAAGCTATAAAGAATGGGCAGAAGCAATGCTTAACCAACCACTTCGATTGGTTGTAGGAGAACGTGAGCATAACGGAAAAAAATACCCACAAGTGAATGGATTTAAACTTTCGGAGGCTCCATTACCTGATGTACCAACCGTTGATGATTCGGAAGTTCCGTTCTGA
- a CDS encoding NUMOD4 domain-containing protein, which produces MKEIWKDVVGYEGLYEVSNKGQVRTKLGKTTYSKRHGKRVWKQRVMKQKVSKADGSHRVCLYKNKKATTYLVHRLVAESFIEKIEGKEYINHIDGNRHNNYAENLEWCNHKENNNHAFDNGLITSSHKVILIDLNTKEEHEFRSKSKASEFLGKNNGYISALSKKGKLFYKNYRILFNEAN; this is translated from the coding sequence ATGAAGGAAATTTGGAAAGATGTTGTTGGTTATGAAGGACTTTATGAAGTTAGTAATAAAGGACAGGTAAGAACTAAATTAGGAAAAACAACATATTCCAAAAGACACGGAAAAAGAGTTTGGAAACAAAGAGTTATGAAACAAAAAGTAAGTAAAGCAGATGGATCGCATAGAGTTTGTCTGTACAAAAACAAAAAGGCTACTACCTATCTAGTCCATAGGTTGGTAGCCGAATCCTTCATAGAAAAAATCGAAGGTAAAGAATATATAAACCATATAGACGGCAATAGACATAATAATTACGCTGAAAATCTTGAGTGGTGCAACCACAAAGAAAATAACAATCATGCCTTTGATAATGGTTTGATAACTTCTTCTCATAAAGTAATATTGATAGATTTAAACACAAAAGAAGAACATGAGTTTAGAAGTAAATCAAAAGCTAGTGAGTTTTTAGGTAAAAACAATGGATACATCTCTGCTTTATCTAAAAAAGGTAAATTATTTTATAAAAACTATAGGATATTGTTCAATGAGGCGAATTGA